DNA sequence from the Paenibacillus azoreducens genome:
GCTGCTTGTGCCGCGTCCTTCTCCCATTGTTTCAGATCTTTCTCCGCATGGGAAAGAATAATATAGTTCAACTCTTCCTGATATTTTTTATCCAGCATTCCAGACAATTGCGGTACTTTAATCTCCGTGTTCAGGTATTTGCTGGCGGTAGTCAGCACCTTCTCATGCACTTTCACGCCAGCTGCCGCAGGTTTCATAACAAGCGCCTTCGTATGCACTGCCTGAGATTGAACCGGGGCCATTGCATGCACCGGAAGATTTGTCGCACTCAAGCCCAAGATGGCCGCGCAACATACCGCACTCATTTTGAACATCATCATAGTTTTCTTTTTCATGTCTTTTATCCTCCAAGCTTTTCTAGATAAGTGCCTTTTGACCACACTCATGGACTAGGACGCAAGAGGAGCATGAAAAAGTTTGGAGCTTCCCAAAAAAAAATTCGAAAATCGCAAATGAATTTATAAAACGATTTCAATCTCCCCAGCGAATGGACGATGAATCGGTCGCATCATAGGCCTGCGCCCAATAATACCCGTCAGCCGTAATCCGTCTTGCAGCAAAGCCGATCTCCCCGGACGGGGCGGAAACCGCTTCGGAGCTGGCAGTAAAGGATCCGGCGGCTGCAGCTGTGCCGTTTACATATTTGCCGGCCATGAACGTGAAACGTCCGGATACACTGGCGGCGATTCCCGCTCCGGTCTTCAGATCGGCGACATGGAGCGTAACCGTGGCTTTGGAGCCGTCAAAACCAAGATTCATCTTCGATACGATCATCGGCTTAAGCGACGTGGGCTCTGTATGAGCCTTGACGGGATTGCTCGGGGGTCCCTCATTCCCGGAGGTATCGACGGCCGCAACTTTATAAACATAGCTCGTATCCGGCAGCAGCCCCATATCCCGGAAGCTTAATCCTTTGGAAATTCCGGCAAGATGCGTTTCATCGGGTGCAAAATCCGGTTCGGTTCCACGATAAATACGGTATTCTTCAACAGCCCTATTGTCCGCAGCGGGACCATATGTGATATCAATCCGCTGGTAATCGAATACGTTCGCCTGCGGATCAGCCGTCACCGCAGTCGGCGGCTCGTTGTCCGGCGGCCCTTGCCAGAAGACCGCTTCCGGTCCCCAAACAGGCGGAAGGTTGCGGATGGATTCATAGTGGTGGATCGCAATTCCCCCGAAGGCGGGGTTGCCGTCAAATGCGGCGTACACTTTATCTAGCTCCGCTTCCATGTACAGCCGTCCCTCTTCGTGGAAGGTAATGCTCTCAGGATCGCCTCCATCCGCTATATCTTTTGTTTCAACGCCAAGAATAACCGAATATGGCTTTCCTATTTTATTCGCATACTCCATTTCGCCCTTCGCCTGGTCAATGATTCCGACGCTTCCGTCAGCCTGATCGCGGTAATCCATAATGGAAATGTAATCGAGCGTATCCTGCACATGTTCCGAGAGAGGTTTTATGGAACCGTTCCATAAAATATCGGTCGCGTCCGCAGAGGTATCAAACCAGCGGGGAATCGCCGCCCCGACCTGAAGCGAAAGTCCGGAGGCTTGCTTGCGTTCCATTAGATTCTTTAGCATATCAAGATATTGAATCTGGACGGAAGGCTTGGCGTTTTTAAAATCAGGCAAACTGTATGGCTCGGTATCCATATTGACCCCATCAAAACGTTCGCGTTCTTTGGAGGATAGGTTATAGTTTAAAATCTGTTCGAATTCGGCAACGGCCTGTTTCCGGTATCGTTCATACGCTCCGAAATACGGCGGAATTGTTCCGCCCGCAATTAACGCTTGCACCTGATAACCGCGGTCATGGGCCCAACGGATAAAATCACGAACCTCAGCCCGTATATCTTCGAGCATCCGGATGCCATTGTATTTCCCCACCGCCAAATACCATGTGCGGATTGGGTCTTGGCCGAAAGTGTCAGTATCTGATGACATGGCATCCAGCACCGTTCTTGAACCGGGATTCAGGATCAAGGGATAAGAATCATTTTCCCAAATCCACATCGCTCTGTCTTGCGGACGTACCTCATGTTTCATCGTTGAAACTGCATCTTCTTCCATAACGCCCCTGTTGTCGTCTTCTATTTGGCCATTTCCGTCCCTAATCCCATCATACGTTCCAGTGGCATCGCTTCCATGATTCCCCACATCCGTTGATATCCCAGCCTTGACATACACGGTTTGGCTGTATCCGACATTTCCATTCACATCCTCGGCTTTCGCCTCCAGACTGATGATCTGCCCTGAAAATGGACCCATATTCCAGCGCAGCAAATAACCTGAGGCGGTTGGATCGGCATCCTGCCACTTCCCACCATTAATTCTAACCTGAACATGGCTGATACCGTTTTTACCTGATGCTCCTACTTGCACCGTTACCTGCCCTTGCAGTACCTCCTGCTCCGCAGGACTGATCACCCGCACTTCCGGTACATTTGCAGCAGGATGGTTCACTTCGATTTGTATAAAAGATGACCATGCATTGTAACGGGTAACCGCATCCTGCCCCCTTGCAACCAGTTCGACCTGACCATCATACATCGATAAATCAATGTCTGCGTACCAAGTACCGGCAGTTATGCCTTCCATATGGGCGTCTGTCAGCGAATCGCCGTTAACCACAATTTGGACGTCATAAACTCCTGCGTACGATCCGGTCAAATGCAGCATCCCCGCTTCAAGCGGTTCGCTCGTATCCGGAGGGTTGATCGTAATTTGCGGGGAAGCCGCAGCAGGCAAAGGCGAAACAAGCACAAATACCAGAACAAAAGACAAAACCAAACGATTCAGCCATACATAACCTGTCATCCTCTTTCGGGTCCGGTTCCTAACCTTCCCTTGTTTTATTGCCATAAGTCCCTTCACTTCCCTTCATCTCACGTGAAAGACCTTTGACATGATAACTGGAACAGGCAAAATGCGTTGAATGCAGAAGCTTGTCGTAGGAATAAAGCGCTTACTTTTTCATATTGCGACGAATTTCATGTTAGAACCGTAAGCAGGAAAAAATCACGTCCGCCCCACACGAAAGTGAAGCTAATGATTGCAAACACTGCTACTATTCTATACAATATTATACAAAACAAGTATATTATAACAAACAGACAAAACTTCTTTCCCATACAGCAGGCGTATACTCCATTCTACTAGTAATTCCCTTGCACACTACTCCTATATTTGCAGAGCCGGGAGTTACGCCATCATCGGAGAAATCCAAGCCGGTATCCAAGTATCCAACTCCAGGATTGTAACCGCTTT
Encoded proteins:
- a CDS encoding Ig-like domain-containing protein; translated protein: MAIKQGKVRNRTRKRMTGYVWLNRLVLSFVLVFVLVSPLPAAASPQITINPPDTSEPLEAGMLHLTGSYAGVYDVQIVVNGDSLTDAHMEGITAGTWYADIDLSMYDGQVELVARGQDAVTRYNAWSSFIQIEVNHPAANVPEVRVISPAEQEVLQGQVTVQVGASGKNGISHVQVRINGGKWQDADPTASGYLLRWNMGPFSGQIISLEAKAEDVNGNVGYSQTVYVKAGISTDVGNHGSDATGTYDGIRDGNGQIEDDNRGVMEEDAVSTMKHEVRPQDRAMWIWENDSYPLILNPGSRTVLDAMSSDTDTFGQDPIRTWYLAVGKYNGIRMLEDIRAEVRDFIRWAHDRGYQVQALIAGGTIPPYFGAYERYRKQAVAEFEQILNYNLSSKERERFDGVNMDTEPYSLPDFKNAKPSVQIQYLDMLKNLMERKQASGLSLQVGAAIPRWFDTSADATDILWNGSIKPLSEHVQDTLDYISIMDYRDQADGSVGIIDQAKGEMEYANKIGKPYSVILGVETKDIADGGDPESITFHEEGRLYMEAELDKVYAAFDGNPAFGGIAIHHYESIRNLPPVWGPEAVFWQGPPDNEPPTAVTADPQANVFDYQRIDITYGPAADNRAVEEYRIYRGTEPDFAPDETHLAGISKGLSFRDMGLLPDTSYVYKVAAVDTSGNEGPPSNPVKAHTEPTSLKPMIVSKMNLGFDGSKATVTLHVADLKTGAGIAASVSGRFTFMAGKYVNGTAAAAGSFTASSEAVSAPSGEIGFAARRITADGYYWAQAYDATDSSSIRWGD